The following proteins are encoded in a genomic region of Sphingopyxis sp. YF1:
- a CDS encoding DUF3168 domain-containing protein produces MSSAEAAVRARALAVLNGDAVLAGLVHGIFDGVPARASAPHASVGGAEGNDWGTKDVAGREVRLTLVLAGVGAAAGDEAAGRIEALVPALRGDAGAWRIVGARVVRTRFGFAKDGGWRHEMVVRCRCLAG; encoded by the coding sequence ATGAGCAGCGCCGAGGCGGCGGTGCGCGCGCGGGCGCTGGCGGTGCTGAACGGCGACGCGGTGCTGGCAGGGCTGGTGCACGGGATATTCGACGGCGTGCCCGCGCGTGCGAGCGCGCCCCATGCGAGCGTCGGCGGCGCCGAAGGGAACGACTGGGGGACCAAGGACGTCGCGGGGCGCGAGGTGCGGCTGACGCTGGTGCTCGCGGGCGTCGGCGCCGCGGCCGGGGACGAAGCGGCAGGGCGGATCGAGGCGCTGGTGCCGGCGCTGCGCGGCGATGCGGGCGCGTGGCGGATCGTCGGCGCGCGCGTGGTGCGGACGCGCTTCGGCTTTGCGAAGGACGGCGGCTGGCGGCACGAAATGGTCGTGCGGTGCCGGTGTCTGGCAGGGTAG
- a CDS encoding phage tail protein: protein MAIENGSAFLLRIGDGAMPPAYTTIAGLRTTQLSVNGEAVNVTTKDSGGWRELLSGAGVRSVSVSAAGIFTGSGAEVRLRGHALSGTIDAYELAFESGERMQGRFLVTRLDYAGDYNGERQYTLNLESSGPVASL from the coding sequence ATGGCAATCGAAAATGGGAGCGCTTTTCTGCTCAGGATCGGCGACGGTGCGATGCCGCCTGCCTATACGACGATCGCCGGGCTGCGCACGACGCAATTGTCGGTGAACGGCGAGGCGGTGAACGTCACGACCAAGGATTCGGGCGGCTGGCGCGAGCTCTTGTCGGGCGCCGGGGTGCGATCGGTATCGGTGAGCGCGGCGGGGATCTTTACCGGGTCGGGCGCCGAGGTGCGGCTGCGCGGGCATGCGCTGTCGGGGACGATCGATGCCTATGAGCTGGCGTTCGAGAGCGGCGAGCGGATGCAGGGGCGCTTTCTGGTGACGCGGCTCGACTATGCCGGCGATTACAACGGCGAGCGGCAATATACGCTGAATCTCGAAAGCAGCGGGCCGGTGGCGAGCCTGTGA
- a CDS encoding GTA-gp10 family protein — protein sequence MSARGTSGANALRGEAELCVDGAVLVLRPSFAALVAAEAELGPLFALVERAADGRLGLGELASLFWHCVQRRPAGLTREAVGEAVVAQGLAAVTPALRVLLGQILSGR from the coding sequence GTGAGTGCGCGCGGGACGAGCGGCGCGAACGCGCTGCGCGGCGAGGCCGAATTGTGCGTCGACGGCGCGGTGCTGGTGCTGCGGCCGAGCTTTGCCGCGCTGGTCGCGGCGGAGGCCGAGCTGGGGCCGCTGTTCGCGCTGGTCGAGCGCGCGGCCGACGGACGGCTGGGGCTGGGCGAGTTGGCGAGCCTGTTCTGGCATTGCGTGCAGCGCCGCCCCGCGGGGCTGACGCGCGAGGCCGTGGGCGAAGCGGTGGTGGCGCAGGGACTGGCGGCGGTGACACCCGCGCTGCGCGTGCTGCTCGGGCAGATATTGTCGGGGCGATGA
- a CDS encoding phage tail assembly chaperone: MTRYFAAAALQLCGAMARVAGWRPDDFWAATPADVAAVLGGWADDGGDSGIDRDALAAMMEAFPDGG, encoded by the coding sequence ATGACCCGATATTTCGCGGCGGCCGCGCTCCAGCTGTGCGGGGCGATGGCGCGCGTCGCGGGGTGGCGGCCCGACGATTTCTGGGCGGCGACGCCCGCCGATGTCGCGGCGGTGCTGGGCGGCTGGGCCGATGACGGCGGCGATTCGGGGATCGACCGGGACGCGCTGGCGGCGATGATGGAGGCTTTTCCCGATGGCGGATGA
- a CDS encoding tail tape measure protein, with product MADEIDEMLVSVRADTGAFRRDVAVLRAELEGPLAAGADAAGRRIEHALTRAIVTGKLGFEDLKRLALAVLADIARSAIQNGIGALLGGGGLSQGGGGGGLLALVQGLFGAPGRATGGPVTAGRAYRVGERGPELFVPTASGRIEAAGVAVRNIAITVNVRGETAGEPARLAQTGRQLARAVRRAVEAD from the coding sequence ATGGCGGATGAGATCGACGAGATGCTGGTGAGCGTGCGCGCCGACACGGGGGCCTTCCGGCGCGACGTGGCGGTGCTGCGTGCGGAGCTGGAGGGGCCGCTGGCGGCAGGCGCCGACGCCGCGGGGCGGCGGATCGAACATGCGCTGACGCGTGCGATCGTCACCGGCAAGCTGGGTTTCGAGGATCTGAAGCGGCTCGCGCTGGCGGTGCTGGCCGATATCGCGCGCAGCGCGATCCAGAACGGCATCGGTGCCTTGCTCGGCGGCGGCGGGTTGTCGCAGGGCGGCGGCGGCGGAGGGCTGCTGGCGCTGGTGCAGGGGCTGTTCGGGGCGCCGGGGCGCGCGACGGGCGGTCCGGTGACGGCCGGGCGCGCCTATCGCGTCGGCGAACGCGGACCCGAGCTGTTCGTGCCGACCGCGAGCGGCCGGATCGAAGCGGCGGGCGTTGCGGTACGCAACATCGCGATCACGGTGAATGTGCGCGGCGAGACGGCAGGCGAACCGGCGCGGCTGGCGCAGACCGGGCGCCAGCTGGCGCGCGCGGTGCGGCGCGCGGTGGAGGCGGACTGA